The Flavobacterium sp. CBA20B-1 genome includes the window CAATCGTGATTGGGGTTCTTTAAAAAATTAAAGAAACGGACTATATCCGCTCCTTTATAAATTTAGTTACCATCGTAAACAACTTCCCAATTCATAGTTTTTAATTCATCTAACGTAAAACTGTAACGTTTATCGTATAAATTTTGTTCTTGAATTTCTTCCAAACTGTATTTGCTTAAAGTAGATTGTTTCTAAAAAAGACCTAAGCACTTCACTCTTTTCAAATTGATATTGAGAAATTTTAACGGATTATTCATTACATATCCGTAACGATTGTAATTCTGTGAATTGCTTGGATTTTGTATAAAATTATCCGGTGCAAGAAAACGATGCAATTTAGGGTCATACAAGCGGGCATTCCTATTTATTAAACCAACACCTTGCAAATGTTCGTGTCCTGTGTATCCTCTTTCTAAGAACGTTAAATCTTTATTCTTCATAAGGCGGATACATGCGCATATCTTTCATCACTTCGGTAGGCGGATATGTAATTTCATAATCTAATAGCTGAATATCTTCTATACTTAAATCATAACGCTTTAATACTTTATATTCATCTATAATTGAACTCCACGTATTATTTTTAATAGTATCTGTATGAAAAATAAATATTGATAGTGTATCTCCGTCAGAAATTAATTCTTCCCACGGTAAAGTAGATGAAAAATCTATACTTTCTCCAGGATACACGCTCCAACGAAAATTAGTTTCAACAATTGTGGTGTCAGGATAGTTTGGTACCCCATAACTTTTCGAAGAATAACTACTTATTTCATGATTACTATGGTTTTTTAACAAAATAGCATATTCTTTATCAGGATATTCACAACTTATTAAAGCTGTGATTATTACAAAATATGAGATGATTCTAAAACGATACATAATATTATTTTTTAATTTAATGGATAATAAGGTCTTGTTTCGGGATTTTGATATTGTGACCAATCTACGAGCCCCTTATAATGTTTGTCAAAATACCTTCTTGCCCAACGATTAGCAGATGTTTCTGTACCGAAGTCATTATGTACATGACCTCTTTTTTCATCTTTCGCTGCACTTATTAAACTTGGTATTCCATAAGCAAAAAGATACCCAAAACCAGAACGTTCGCTTTGGAATATATGCCCATATTCGTGCATATAAAGTGGGGTTGTTAAAACAAACTGTTCGAAACTTATACTATTATCAACCTCCCCTGGAAGATTTATATTTATAAAGTTACCGATAGTCATTTAATTTATTTATTCTTCATAAGGCGGATACATGCGCATATCTTTCATCACTTCGGTAGGCGGATATGTAATTTCATAATCTAATAGCTGAATATCTTCTATACTTAAATCATAACGCTTTAATACTTTATATTCTTCGCGAATAGTTTCCCAAGAATAATTATCAACAACATAAGCATCAAAGAAATATATTGACAAAGTATCAATATTGTATTTTTTAAAAACTTCTTCTATGCTTATAAGACCACCTTGATATGAAATCGTATGAGGAGAAACTTTAAGTTGTACTTTTTGTTCAGGTATTAAAGTATCTGGATATACGTTAGATATGATTGATTCATTTTTTTCAAAATAAATAGTTTTTTCTGAATTATTAATTATACGAAATTTATACGTTTGAGTTGGGTTTTCGCAACTAATAAATAATAGTACGTTAATAAAAATTAAAACATTTGCTTTCATAATAAAAATATTAATATTAATTATCGAAGAATATAATCGACAAAATTCCAAACAACGCCATATCGCCCATCAAAATATCTACGTGCCCAGCGGTTAGCTTGTCTTTCATAAGATTTTGTATGATGATCATCACTTTTAGCACTTAGTAAACTGTGAATACCTATACCAAATAAATAACCTAAATCTGAATTATTCTCCTGTATAAATGATTTCCCAATTCATAGCTTCTAAATCTTGTATGGTTAAATCATACCTAATCAAGTACCTTTCGTTTTCTACCACTTCTTCCCAAGGCGTATTATCTATCACTTCTCTATCAAAAAGCCAGATATAAAGCCTAGAGCCATCATTGATATAGCCTAGTTTAGCCGAGGAATTTCGCTCAATAAAAAAATTTTCATTTGGTTGCCACTCCAATTCTGCTACTTTTCCTCTCGCCCACCAATATATTTCGCCTTCAGAATTGTTTATTATAGTAATCTCTGCATCAACATCATCGATGTCCGGGCAACCATACAATAAAAATAAAATTGAAATCGAGAATACATATTTTAATAATTTCATAATAATTAGTTTTTTAAAAAATTATGCCAAATAAGAAATAACCTAAATCTGACCAATGTAGCCTGTAATGAGAGGTGTTTCCACCTGGATTATTTCCTCCA containing:
- a CDS encoding RHS repeat domain-containing protein, with the protein product MKNKDLTFLERGYTGHEHLQGVGLINRNARLYDPKLHRFLAPDNFIQNPSNSQNYNRYGYVMNNPLKFLNINLKRVKCLGLF